From the Robbsia betulipollinis genome, the window AGCGATGAGCCGGCACAAGGCGATCCGCTTCGCGGTGCTGGCGTATGTCGATTTCGTGCGCGGCACGCCCCTGCTGATCCAGATCTTTCTCGTGTACTTCGCGCTGCCGGTGATCGGCGTCAACTTCAACGAATACTGGGCGGGGGTGACCGCGCTCGCGTTGAACGCGGGCGGCTTCATCTGCGAGATCATCCGCGCCGCGCTGCAATCGATCGACCGCGGGCAGATCGAGGCCGCGCAGTCGATCGGCATGCGGCACCGGCAGACCGTGCTGCATATCCTGTTTCCGCAGGCGTGGCGACGCATCGTGCCGCCGCTCACCAATGAACTCATCTCGCTCATCAAGGGCTCCGCGCTGCTGTCCGCCATCTCGGTGTATGAGTTGACCCATGCGGGGCAGGCCATCATCGCCACCTACTTTTCGCCGTTTGAGATCTTTCTGCTGATCGCGCTGTACTACTACGCGTTGATCTCCGCGCTGGCCTGGCTGTCGCGGTATCTCGAACGCCGCCTGCCGCAATACTGACGCGCCCAGGAGCGCCCCGCCATGCCGATGCCCGGTTTCATCCATGCTGCCGCACCCGCCGATGCGCCGCGCGGGTCCGCACTGCCCGCGGGCACAGCACCCCTGCCCGGGGACGCGGCGCGCACGGCCCCGCTCGCCCCGCTGCTCAGCGTCGACCGCCTGCACAAGCGTTTCGGCGAGAAGGTGATCCTCGACGCGGTATCGCTGGAAGTGGGCAAAGGCGAAACGGTGGTGCTGATCGGCCCGTCCGGCTCGGGCAAGACGACGCTGCTGCGCTGCCTGAATTTTCTCGAAACGCCGGACGGCGGCACGATCCGCCTGCATGACGACATCATCGGCCGCACGGCGAACGGCGCCGCCCTGCCCGAGGCCGCGCTCGCGCGCCAGCGGCGGCGCTTCGGTTTCGTCTTCCAGCGCTTCAATCTGTTCGCCCATCTAAGCGCGCGCGACAACGTCGCCTGCGGGCCGCGGCGCGTGCTGGGCCTGTCCCAGGACGCCGCGCAGGAGCGCGCCCGGGCGGCGCTCGACCGGGTCCACCTGAGCGCGCATGGGGACAAACGTCCTGGCCAGTTATCGGGCGGGCAGCAGCAGCGCGTCGCGATCGCCCGCGCACTGGCGATGCAGCCGGAACTCCTGCTGTTCGACGAACCGACTTCCGCGCTCGATCCCGAACTGGTGCGCGAGGTCCTCGACGTGATGCGCGACCTGGCGAGCGCCAGCATGACGATGCTGGTGGTCACGCACGAGATGGCCTTCGCGCGCCAGGCCGCCCATCGCGTCGTCTTCATGGACGGCGGCGAGGTAGTGGAAGCGGGCCCGGCGGAACAACTTTTCGGGGCGCCGCGCGAAGCGCGCACGCGCCGTTTTCTTCAGCACCTTTCTCAAGACGTCAAGGCCTGACCCGATGCCGGACCACCCGATTTCCCCTGCCGCGTCGTCTGACACGCCATCCGAAGCGCCGGCCGGGACGGCCGTAACGCCAGGTACCGCGACTGCACCGCCCGCTGCCGCACCGCCTCATTACGACCTCCTGCTGCTCGGCGCGACGGTTCTCTCCGGCGTTGCCGGCGAGGCGCCCGTGGTCGACGCGGCGCTCGGCATCGTCGGTCAGCGGCTCGCCTATGTCGGACCGGCGGCGGCGCTGCCGCGCGAGGCCAAGGCCCGCGTCACGCGCCGGCTCGACGGTCGCCTGATCGTGCCCGGCTACGTCAACGTGCACACGCATACCATCCTGAGCATGGTGCGCGGCGTCGCCGAGGACCTCGGTTTCGCGCCGGCCTACACGCCCGGCATCCCGCACGGCCACGACGTGCGGCCCGACGAGGCGATCGCGCTGGCACGCCTGGGCGCGATGGAAGCCATGCTGTTCGGCTCGACCCTGATCAACGACAGCTATGTCCACGCCGACCTGACGCTGGGCGCGATGGCCGACCTGGGTCTGCGCGTCTATGCCTGCGGCCGCCTGCACGACGTCGACTTCTCCGGGGTGGCCGACGGCCGCTGGGAGCACCACGTCGCGATCGGCGAGCGCACGCTGCGCGAGGCGCTCGACCTCGCCGACCGCTGGCACGGCACGGCCGACGGCCGCACCGGCGTGCAGCTCGCCGTGCATGCGCCCGACACCTGCTCCGATGCCTTTCTCAAAACGATCACCGCCGCGGCGCACACGCGCGACCTCGGCGTGGCGACCCACCTCGCCCAGAGCCGCACCGAGGTCGCGCAGGTGCTGCGCCGTTCCGGCATGACGCCGGCGCAGTTGCTCGACGACGTCGGCTTGCTGGACTCGCGGCTGGTCGCCGCGCACTGCCTCTTTCTCGACGACGACGACATTCGCCGGGTCGGCGCCGCCGGCATCACCGTGGCCCATATCCCCAAAGGCAATGCGACGGGCGGAACGATGGCGCCCACGCCGCGGCTGCGCGCCGCGGGCGCGCGCATCGCGCTCGGCACCGACAACATGCACGGCGACATGACCGAAGTCATGCGCTGGGCGCTGGCCATCGCCCGCATCCAGCTGGGCGGCGTCGACGCCGCCTGGCAGCCCGCCGACGCACTGGCGATGGCCACCGGTCACGGCGCGGCCGCGATGGGACGGGAGCACGACCTCGGCCGCCTGGCCCCGGGCTGGCTCGCCGACCTCGTGGTATTCGATTTCCGGCGCGCGCATCTCACCCCGCATCCGAATCCTCTCGGCACGCTGGTGCATACCGGCATGGGCCGCGACGTCGAGATGGTGGTGGTCGACGGCGGCATCGTCGTCGACGACGGCCTGCCGACCCGGTGCGATGCGCGGCAGGTCATCGAAGCCGGTCACCATGCGGCCCGACAACTCTGGAAGCGAGCGCAGGCATGATCATGACGGACACCCTACGGCATCCTCCCGCGCCCCGGCCAGTCACCGGCAGCGCCGTGCGTTTCGAAAAAATCCGCCACCGGTTCGGCGCCACCACGGTCATCGACACCCTGGACCTGACGATCGAAGGCGGCGAACTGGTCGCGCTGCTCGGCCCGTCCGGCTGCGGCAAGAGCACACTGCTGCGCATCCTCGCGGGCTTGCAGCCGCAGACCGGCGGCACGGTCACCATCGGCGGCGAGCCCGTCGACGGTCTTTCGCCCCGCCAGCGCGGCGTGGGCATCGTGTTCCAGAACTATGCGCTGTTTCCGCACATGCGCGTGCTCGCGAACGTGGCGTACGGGCTCGAAGCGAACGGCATGAAACGCGCCGCGGCC encodes:
- a CDS encoding amino acid ABC transporter permease, with the translated sequence MDWKLILMAVPLLGAGMLETVKICAVAIVLGMLLGALLGLGAMSRHKAIRFAVLAYVDFVRGTPLLIQIFLVYFALPVIGVNFNEYWAGVTALALNAGGFICEIIRAALQSIDRGQIEAAQSIGMRHRQTVLHILFPQAWRRIVPPLTNELISLIKGSALLSAISVYELTHAGQAIIATYFSPFEIFLLIALYYYALISALAWLSRYLERRLPQY
- a CDS encoding amino acid ABC transporter ATP-binding protein; translation: MPMPGFIHAAAPADAPRGSALPAGTAPLPGDAARTAPLAPLLSVDRLHKRFGEKVILDAVSLEVGKGETVVLIGPSGSGKTTLLRCLNFLETPDGGTIRLHDDIIGRTANGAALPEAALARQRRRFGFVFQRFNLFAHLSARDNVACGPRRVLGLSQDAAQERARAALDRVHLSAHGDKRPGQLSGGQQQRVAIARALAMQPELLLFDEPTSALDPELVREVLDVMRDLASASMTMLVVTHEMAFARQAAHRVVFMDGGEVVEAGPAEQLFGAPREARTRRFLQHLSQDVKA
- a CDS encoding amidohydrolase family protein; amino-acid sequence: MPDHPISPAASSDTPSEAPAGTAVTPGTATAPPAAAPPHYDLLLLGATVLSGVAGEAPVVDAALGIVGQRLAYVGPAAALPREAKARVTRRLDGRLIVPGYVNVHTHTILSMVRGVAEDLGFAPAYTPGIPHGHDVRPDEAIALARLGAMEAMLFGSTLINDSYVHADLTLGAMADLGLRVYACGRLHDVDFSGVADGRWEHHVAIGERTLREALDLADRWHGTADGRTGVQLAVHAPDTCSDAFLKTITAAAHTRDLGVATHLAQSRTEVAQVLRRSGMTPAQLLDDVGLLDSRLVAAHCLFLDDDDIRRVGAAGITVAHIPKGNATGGTMAPTPRLRAAGARIALGTDNMHGDMTEVMRWALAIARIQLGGVDAAWQPADALAMATGHGAAAMGREHDLGRLAPGWLADLVVFDFRRAHLTPHPNPLGTLVHTGMGRDVEMVVVDGGIVVDDGLPTRCDARQVIEAGHHAARQLWKRAQA